One region of Clostridiales bacterium genomic DNA includes:
- a CDS encoding heavy metal translocating P-type ATPase — MKQYNVTGMSCAACSARVEKAVSNVPGVTACSVSLLTNSMGVEGTAADQAIIDAVQAAGYGASVKGAQQSAGPAAGADALADHETPKLRRRLFWSLGFLLVLMYFSMGHMMWGWPLPKFYDGNHVAMGLTQLLLTVIIMVINQKFFISGFQALWHRAPNMDTLVALGATAAFVYSTYALFAMTGAQVRGDEQAVMNYMMDFYFESAAMILTLITVGKTLEARSKGKTTDALRSLMELAPKTATVERDGAEVTVPVEQVQTGDVFVVRPGERIPVDGVVLAGTSAVNEAALTGESIPADKAPGAAVSAATVNQSGFLKCRATRVGEDTTLSQIIQMVSDAAATKAPIAKIADKVSGVFVPAVMGIALVTFVVWLLLGRTVGYALARGISVLVISCPCALGLATPVAIMVGSGMGAKNGILFKTAASLEETGRIQIVALDKTGTITSGDPTVTDLCPAPGVTEMELLRLAYALERRSEHPLAKAVLRRAEADGLTAAEVADFQALPGNGLRATLDGQPLCGGNADFIRTAADIPAPMQAQAQALAEAGKTPLFFARGEKLLGIVAVADVLKPDSPQAIRELQNMGIRVVMITGDNARTARAIGAQAGVDEVIAGVLPDGKEREIRRLSARGKVAMVGDGINDAPALTRADIGIAIGAGTDVAIDAADVVLVNSHLSDVPAAIRLSRATLRNIHENLFWAFFYNTIGIPIAAGVFVPLGLTLNPMIGAAAMSLSSFCVVTNALRLNLFKLRDTRHDHKRANHLKEVPEIKEETAMKKTIQIEGMMCAHCEATVKKALEALPEVTEAEVSHTAGTAVVTLSTPVDDAVLKSTVEAKDYKVTGIA, encoded by the coding sequence TTGAAGCAATATAACGTCACCGGCATGAGCTGCGCGGCCTGCTCGGCGCGCGTGGAAAAGGCGGTGTCGAACGTACCGGGCGTGACGGCGTGCTCGGTCAGCCTGCTGACCAACTCCATGGGAGTGGAGGGCACGGCGGCCGATCAGGCTATCATCGACGCGGTGCAGGCCGCGGGCTACGGCGCATCGGTCAAGGGCGCGCAGCAGAGCGCAGGCCCCGCCGCCGGCGCCGACGCGCTCGCCGACCACGAGACGCCGAAGCTGCGGCGCAGGCTCTTCTGGTCGCTGGGCTTTCTGCTCGTGCTGATGTATTTTTCCATGGGCCACATGATGTGGGGCTGGCCGCTGCCGAAGTTTTATGATGGCAACCACGTCGCCATGGGCCTGACGCAGTTGCTGCTGACGGTGATCATCATGGTCATCAACCAGAAGTTTTTCATCAGCGGCTTCCAGGCGCTCTGGCACCGCGCGCCGAACATGGACACGCTCGTGGCCCTCGGGGCGACGGCGGCGTTCGTGTACAGCACGTACGCGCTCTTTGCCATGACGGGCGCGCAGGTGCGCGGTGACGAGCAGGCCGTCATGAACTACATGATGGACTTTTACTTCGAGTCCGCCGCCATGATCCTCACGCTCATCACGGTGGGCAAGACGCTCGAGGCCCGCTCGAAGGGCAAGACGACCGACGCACTGCGCAGCCTCATGGAGCTCGCGCCGAAGACCGCCACCGTCGAGCGCGACGGCGCGGAGGTGACCGTCCCGGTCGAGCAGGTGCAAACCGGCGACGTGTTCGTCGTCCGCCCGGGCGAGCGCATCCCGGTCGACGGGGTCGTGCTCGCCGGCACGAGCGCGGTCAACGAGGCGGCGCTCACGGGCGAGAGCATCCCGGCCGACAAAGCGCCGGGCGCGGCCGTCTCGGCCGCGACGGTGAACCAGTCGGGCTTTCTCAAGTGCCGCGCCACGCGCGTCGGCGAGGACACGACGCTCTCGCAGATCATCCAGATGGTCAGCGACGCGGCGGCCACGAAAGCGCCGATCGCGAAGATCGCCGACAAGGTGTCCGGCGTGTTCGTACCGGCGGTCATGGGCATCGCGCTCGTGACGTTCGTCGTCTGGCTGCTGCTCGGCCGCACCGTGGGCTATGCGCTCGCGCGCGGCATCTCCGTGCTCGTCATCAGCTGCCCGTGCGCGCTCGGCCTCGCCACCCCGGTGGCAATCATGGTCGGCAGCGGCATGGGCGCGAAAAACGGCATCCTCTTCAAGACGGCGGCCTCCCTTGAGGAGACCGGCCGCATCCAGATCGTCGCGCTCGACAAGACCGGCACCATCACCTCCGGCGACCCGACCGTGACGGACCTCTGCCCCGCCCCGGGCGTGACGGAGATGGAGCTGCTGCGCCTGGCCTATGCGCTCGAGCGCCGGAGCGAGCACCCGCTGGCCAAGGCGGTGCTGCGCCGCGCGGAGGCGGACGGGCTGACCGCCGCCGAGGTCGCGGACTTTCAGGCCCTGCCGGGCAACGGGCTCAGGGCCACGCTCGACGGGCAGCCGCTCTGCGGCGGCAACGCGGACTTCATCCGCACGGCGGCCGACATTCCCGCGCCCATGCAGGCGCAGGCGCAGGCGCTGGCCGAGGCCGGCAAGACGCCGCTGTTTTTCGCCCGCGGCGAAAAGCTGCTCGGCATCGTCGCCGTGGCGGACGTGCTCAAGCCCGACAGCCCGCAGGCCATCCGTGAGCTGCAGAATATGGGCATCCGCGTCGTCATGATCACGGGCGACAACGCGCGCACGGCCAGGGCCATCGGCGCGCAGGCCGGCGTGGACGAGGTGATCGCGGGCGTGCTGCCCGACGGCAAGGAGCGCGAGATCCGCCGCCTGAGCGCGCGCGGCAAGGTCGCCATGGTCGGCGACGGCATCAACGACGCGCCGGCGCTCACACGCGCGGACATCGGCATCGCCATCGGCGCGGGCACGGACGTGGCCATCGACGCGGCCGACGTCGTGCTCGTCAACAGCCATCTGAGCGACGTGCCGGCGGCCATCCGGCTCAGCCGCGCGACGCTGCGCAACATCCACGAGAATCTGTTCTGGGCGTTTTTCTACAACACCATCGGCATCCCCATCGCGGCGGGCGTGTTCGTCCCGCTCGGCCTGACGCTCAACCCCATGATCGGCGCGGCGGCCATGAGCCTGTCGAGCTTCTGTGTGGTCACGAACGCCCTGCGCCTGAATCTGTTCAAGCTGCGCGATACGCGCCACGATCATAAACGTGCAAACCATCTCAAAGAAGTACCCGAAATCAAGGAGGAAACTGCAATGAAAAAGACCATTCAAATCGAAGGCATGATGTGCGCTCACTGCGAGGCGACCGTGAAAAAGGCGCTCGAGGCGCTGCCGGAAGTCACCGAGGCCGAGGTCAGCCACACGGCGGGCACAGCCGTCGTGACGCTCAGCACCCCGGTGGACGACGCCGTGCTCAAGAGCACGGTCGAGGCCAAGGACTATAAGGTCACCGGCATCGCGTAA
- a CDS encoding SPFH domain-containing protein, whose amino-acid sequence MGLIKAAAGAAGGVLADQWKEFFLCEALPANVLAVKGQKKTTRRSSNTHGDENIITTGSRIAVADGQCMLIVEQGKVVEVCAEPGEYTYDASTEPSIFAGNLGESIGEVFRNIGKRFTFGGEAPKDQRIYYFNTKELTGNKYGTPSPVPFRVVDQRAGIDIDIGIRCFGEYSYHIANPLLFYTNVCGNVTEDYTRDTLDGQLKSELLTALQPAFARISDMGIRYSALPGHTREIAAALNEELSAQWRDRRGLEIVAFGVSSVKADEADEQMIKDMQRDAAYMDPTRAAAMLSRSQGDAMKAAASNTATGPAMAFMGMGMAGQMGGVNAQDLYAMGRQQAAQQPAAPAAGSWTCACGQTGNTGKFCGNCGRPRPAAPEGWTCVCGAVNKGKFCSECGRPKPAGTPKYKCDKCGWEPDDPTHPPKFCPECGDPFDDGDIQS is encoded by the coding sequence ATGGGACTGATCAAAGCTGCCGCGGGCGCTGCCGGCGGCGTTCTGGCCGACCAGTGGAAGGAATTTTTCCTCTGTGAGGCCCTGCCGGCAAACGTGCTGGCCGTGAAGGGACAGAAAAAAACCACCCGCCGCTCGAGCAACACGCACGGCGACGAGAACATCATCACCACCGGCTCGCGCATCGCCGTCGCCGACGGGCAGTGCATGCTCATCGTCGAGCAGGGCAAGGTCGTGGAGGTCTGCGCCGAGCCGGGCGAGTACACGTATGACGCATCGACCGAGCCGTCGATCTTCGCCGGGAACCTCGGCGAGAGCATCGGTGAGGTGTTCCGCAACATCGGCAAGCGCTTCACCTTCGGCGGCGAGGCCCCGAAGGACCAGCGCATCTACTACTTCAACACCAAGGAGCTGACCGGCAACAAGTACGGTACGCCGAGCCCCGTGCCGTTTCGCGTGGTGGATCAGCGTGCCGGCATCGACATCGACATCGGCATCCGCTGCTTCGGCGAGTACAGCTACCACATCGCAAACCCGCTGCTGTTTTACACCAACGTCTGCGGCAACGTGACCGAGGACTACACGCGCGACACGCTCGACGGACAGCTCAAGAGCGAGCTGCTCACGGCGCTGCAGCCGGCGTTCGCGCGCATCAGCGACATGGGCATCCGCTACTCGGCGCTGCCCGGCCACACGCGGGAGATCGCCGCGGCGCTCAACGAAGAGCTCTCGGCCCAGTGGCGCGACCGCCGGGGTCTGGAGATCGTGGCCTTCGGCGTCTCGTCCGTGAAGGCCGACGAGGCCGACGAGCAGATGATTAAGGACATGCAGCGCGACGCGGCCTACATGGACCCGACGCGCGCGGCGGCGATGCTCTCGCGCTCGCAGGGCGATGCGATGAAGGCAGCCGCGTCCAACACGGCCACCGGCCCGGCCATGGCGTTCATGGGCATGGGCATGGCCGGCCAGATGGGCGGCGTCAACGCGCAGGACCTCTATGCCATGGGCCGGCAACAGGCGGCCCAGCAGCCCGCCGCCCCGGCGGCCGGGAGCTGGACGTGCGCCTGCGGCCAGACGGGCAACACCGGCAAGTTCTGCGGCAACTGCGGCCGGCCGCGCCCGGCCGCGCCGGAGGGCTGGACGTGCGTGTGCGGCGCGGTGAACAAGGGCAAGTTCTGCTCCGAGTGCGGCCGCCCGAAACCGGCCGGCACACCGAAATACAAGTGCGACAAATGCGGCTGGGAGCCGGACGACCCGACCCACCCGCCGAAATTCTGCCCCGAGTGCGGCGACCCGTTTGACGATGGGGACATCCAGTCGTAA
- a CDS encoding TPM domain-containing protein: MKRKLTALLLVLLLAVTLAVPALAAGDWVTDEAGLLTDQQISQLSQRAAALAHSSGVGVYIRTVDDYADYGFTDVETASYTLYHNDSLGVGDGRDGVLLLLSVSNRKYAAFVYGDKAELLFPDSALQQLEDGFLDDFRNDDWYGGFCDYIDGCAGLLSGESYTGSDSDYAYSPGHDADVDPGFSAPSLLRNLGIALVISCVIALIVCLILKAKMRSVRRQTEARAYVTPAGLHLTRRDDVYTHTTTTRRKIERDNDQHSGGGGSSFSGGGGHGRSGSF, translated from the coding sequence ATGAAACGCAAACTGACCGCCCTGCTGCTCGTGCTGCTGCTGGCCGTGACGCTCGCAGTACCGGCGCTGGCCGCCGGGGACTGGGTCACGGACGAGGCCGGCCTGCTCACCGACCAACAGATCAGCCAGCTCTCGCAGCGCGCCGCCGCCCTCGCGCACAGCAGCGGCGTCGGCGTGTACATCCGCACCGTGGACGACTATGCCGACTACGGCTTCACCGACGTGGAGACGGCGTCCTACACGCTCTACCACAACGACTCGCTCGGCGTCGGTGACGGGCGCGACGGTGTGCTCCTGCTGCTGAGCGTGTCGAACCGCAAGTACGCCGCCTTCGTCTACGGCGACAAGGCAGAGCTCCTCTTCCCGGACTCTGCCCTGCAGCAGCTCGAGGACGGCTTTCTCGACGACTTCCGCAACGACGACTGGTACGGCGGCTTCTGCGACTACATCGACGGCTGCGCCGGCCTGCTCAGCGGCGAGTCCTATACCGGCAGCGACTCTGACTATGCCTACAGCCCCGGCCATGACGCCGACGTTGACCCCGGCTTCTCCGCGCCGTCGCTGCTGCGCAATTTGGGCATCGCGCTCGTGATCTCGTGCGTCATCGCGCTCATCGTCTGCCTGATTCTCAAGGCGAAGATGCGCTCCGTGCGCCGCCAGACCGAGGCGCGCGCCTACGTCACGCCCGCGGGCCTGCACCTGACGCGGCGCGACGATGTCTACACCCACACGACCACGACGCGCCGCAAGATCGAGCGCGACAACGACCAGCACTCCGGTGGCGGCGGGTCGAGCTTTTCCGGTGGCGGCGGCCACGGCCGCAGCGGCAGCTTCTGA